A region of the Manduca sexta isolate Smith_Timp_Sample1 chromosome 5, JHU_Msex_v1.0, whole genome shotgun sequence genome:
GGTGGAGGCAGTGTTACGCCCAGTCGCCAACGTAATGTCGCGGTCGGAGAGCAACTCTACCTCGACAGTGcactcctttttttttattatttttttttgggtttccatcttattcccacgagtatgggggaaataacggtccgcccaggcagtgccccctgtacctgggtaagcctagcgtaacccgcgcagagtgtcggccggtactctggcgggggtcgcactcgggaccgaactacccatcggccatgcatcccctcgcggtgcgccgccgcttgggattcggggtgattttttatagaggttttcttcctcgcggtccgggcggttaagccaagaccctcggtccagtgggagcgcgagacatatccacagacctccacaccagattacgatctgcgacggcgacaatgggagagggagtcccccactgcctgctcggggcgggatgagcgcacaccgagcccgtcgacacccccggacagaaccgggagccgcccgagatgggcccaCCTCGTCCGAATCGgacgacggccgccgcaaggGGCGACGACCGCCATCCAACTCCATTGTCAGGATATTGGCCGTCGCGCCGACCAGctcgatcgacgcgccgttgcccagggtgcaccacgaggaggtttcctgacctagcaccccacaCTCAAATTAAACTATCCAGTTACAGGCAACTGCaactaacatttaatattacatcGGACATAATTTACACTAAAGGTTTATagggtataatttatataaaatctaattatatttgaacgatttgcaaacaGCATTTATGCAAGTAATAcctgtatgttgtgtcgggtttccttttggtagattttacccttcgccactgctgcctACATAACGTTAAGATGACACGCCCTGATAATTCTTGTGGTCCTCCCGCTGAATGCACGTATATACACGGAGGAACATTTCCAGATGATCATTTATTACTACAATACAAACATTACTCCTACCACCCCCCCTTCCTCGTCCCCCTTCTTGTCCTTTCCTCCAATCCTGGGAACATTCATCAATCCCTACCTCGGTCACCGTACTACAACTATCCTATTACAATTTTAGttcttgtatataattttataacgcCCCTAATTGCTTGCCCACAGTTGGACTACTCGACTATCTACCACAACCTAATGGAAAATTCGGTCACACTTCACATACTGATGGATGATGATTTCATGCTGTCCAAGAAACGGGCGTCCAAATATTTGTTCGGTGAGTAGACAGCTCACTTCCAACTCTCTTTATTTAACCTCCATTACTGGACAATGCACCAGCGAATACGGACGCggaaaagtgactccactgcacctgatggtaagtagagtggggtctaatagaatgtcggctgatgACAGATgtttacccctcggcagtcgacacaattatgccggcctgttgaaaatatacacaggatgatcctggaacgcgacactacgtgggctactatggcgggttttaacaccttgtggacggtggtcgctatccgagcggatataaaatatatcctaccgccagcaaaTTACTTATTGTACCATTAcgttctataatataataaccttTGCAGGTGTGGACAGCGCCTTGGCGTACACCAACAAAGACTACGAGAGATTAGTAGGCGATGCGGGACTTAGGAAACAAGTCAAACTGCCAAAGGACAAACTAGGACTGTGTGCGTCACTCGCTTTGGAGACCAACGGTGAGTGTTCTACCATAGTTCGTAATTAGCTACTTATCTGGCTGCCGATTGAATAGCTCAGCTTTCCGTAGTATTCTAATGCTCTTTGGGTTCAGCTGTTCGATGCCATTATATCCTCGACCAGCTGAGCGCCGACACTACCGACCGATGCCGACACCGATATCACTTACGAAGACGCGCCCCTCTACTTACCTTAATCGTTTATAGTGTGCGTGAGTAGCAtgagtacacacacacacacacacacactacgaTGGGTATAAGTATCGTGGGAAGTGTTTTTGGATCAGTCCTCTTACCCCACGACAGCCGTTAACACCGTCGCGTCTTCCCCGGCAGATTCTGGGCACCATCAGATACGCTGGTTGGTCGTTAGTCTACGTTAGTGAGTATGGCGGTTATTGTACTGTGCAGGCACGCTGCTGGCGGGCGCGAAGCTGCAGGGCGACCGGCCCACGGCGCGGCGCTTCTCGACGgtggcgggcgcgcgcgccgcgctgAGCCCCGCGCGCTGCGCCGCCGCGCGCTGCGAGTGCCGCGAGCGCGCGCTGCACTGCCGCCTCTGCGCCGACCCGCAGGCACTGGTACGCACTACACATCATTTCATACACCAACACACACCACACTACTTCCACTCGCTCACAGTGTGTGTGAGCAACATGAGTGCACACACACTACGATGGATAGCTTGGGAGCTGAGGCTTAGATCGGTCCACTTACGCGGCGACACCGCCACTCAAAAAATGGGgtgcgcgtcttcgtggatgaaattacTTATACTTCTATTGATCTCCTTCCAGTCACGTCGGATAGCCGTCTCACCGGCATATAAGAGTGAAGAAacaaagtgcacctgtgtattacgtTCACACTACACATGTTTGATCTATAATATCCTCTGCGCACCTGGTTGAGCTCTATCGAATTTGGCTGCCGTAgtcgaaattcagctaggaagATATTCATGGATTCACTTCATCTATAAACGAACGACCATTTTGTTCACTAGACGTTTGAAATGCGTGCATAGTGTGTGACGAAGTGCCCGCAAAGCATGACGTAACTTTAGTTGCGACATGTACACTGATGGATGCGCACGCGCTCGCAGCTTCCTCTCTCCCCTCGCCTCGCGCCTTGTTAGAATAGTATTATTCCAGATAGTTAGTATGCAATTCCCTTTTTGTGATTTTTGTAACGATAGCAAGTTTTACTTCACTACATTTCCTTCCCATTAAACCATCCTCGAAAATCATCTACATACATTACCGTAAAGGTAGTTAAGAAGGGCTTACCTGTCAACCCTAAGATTGCAAAACAAATGTTTCTTAAAAaccccaaaaaaaatattcttctatAATATGAGAGTTTATATATTCAATCATCATTCGACGAATCCACATACGACCTTTTTCTGTTTGGAACCACTGCTGATACCCTAACACAAGACTTATTCAACTGCTCCGGATTATTGGGTAAGCTGTATAGGCACTCCAACCCTTGCTTTAAAGAAACACACTGAAGACACCCCTTAGTGGAATACGGACCATTCAAAGAGGTCGCAGAGAGAACATCATCGATTAGGACTGACATCGCCGAGAGatcatatttatactaaaatttgaattagactaattaaactaatttaattatttaaaccaaTTTTGTTCCTATATTTCCAGTTGGAGTTATCGTTCTTCAGCACGGACGATATCGACGATCTGATAGACATGGCGATGGAGCCGCCCACACTGCCATCGTTTAGCTGATAGTCATGCCGgtgtaaatatacttaaatgtataataaataaactatttttattaatcattgtgttattttaattttgtttcaatatacattaacatgggcgccgccaagtTTAGTTTCAGAGAGGTGTATCTGCGGTAACGTACTATGCTACATACTTAATAtcattaggttttatttttaaattcaaaacaagTTTTCGAAAATGCGTTATCATAAAAAACCTCTGTGGCCGATATCTCATTGTTACAGATTTATttagtgacttatattttttgtgatttatttctaggCAGGGAGTGCACATGCACCTACCTGCACCCCGTTCCCGGCGCCCATGTACATTAAGGTATTTTATCCCCAAAGTATGACCTAGAAGCGCAACTACCTACTGCTATTCCATCCCATATGATAGGAGAGTAAGGTATATGCCTATAATTCCAGATCCCAGGGATGATGCTTAGCAACGAATTATCACTGAGCAAATATAccctaaattaaatcaaaagcGCATGTAAATCATcaaaataaagcaattattaaCCCAGTTAAATCAgtctttattaaacaaaatatacaatatataaataatacatttgtattcTGTATACTAATGCTTGTGACATAAAATTACTTCAATACATTATGTCCATCAACACTACTTTATTAGGGTACCCTAATATTGATATGGCCATTTGTGGTCATTACCATGTCctttaaaatacagtttaaatatgtcaagtaaacaataataactcATAAAAGGATACAACTTATAATATGATTCAATAATAACATGTGcattgaacaataaaaaaatgttatcactATCTTTACTCTGGACTCTGATGTATTCCTTCCAGATCTATAAAATTCATCTGATCCAAAAAAATCATGGACAAAAGTACTATGAATCTAAATGCTAAGTaattcaacacaatattaagCTATATGACTACAATTtggtatacatacataacatatagcaatcttaataaaataatgatttattccgaaattgataatttgtgggaatcgtcaaaaaacGAATTTCTGTTTGCCAGCAGCAGCTAgaaaatttaacttattaaagAGAGGTCAAAAATGAAACCTGTAGCAtgcaaaaaaaaggaaaaaaggaaggtcgcaaacagaaattagttttttgatatgattcaaacaaattaacaatattggcataggtgattattttattaagagtgcgatatacaTTTTGAGGCATTTACTTATGCATCTTATATGTCCATACGATTCCTGCAATAACTAATACAACTGCAGAAGCCTTATAAATTAGATTACATAGTACCTTATTCTGACCACCCACAGAGTTAACTATCAAATTATTCATTACAAACACTTGATTGCTTTCTTCAATCATCTCTTCTCTTTCTTTCTCTGTCATTTTCTCTGCGATATCATTCATGACGTCACGGAAATCTTTTTTCAACTGTCCGATGTCTGCTTCACTAAAGTGCGTCACTTTATCCGTGTATGTGTTGATTTGCTGGTTTTCTGTTGAAAATAAAGACACATTAATATCTGATGATGAAATGAAGGATAACAACATATATTCTTTATTGATATTTCCATTTTAGTGACAAAACTtttactgataaaatatattatgctggTAAAAAGTAATCAACAGCCTCTTGATAGAAAAGTTAAGAATTATATTCTAACTAtttgacttttttaatttaaatgttttattaattatgtaggCAATGCAGTAAATAAAACTCCAAAAAGATATTGAGCAGGAAAACTCAATTGCATTCAGCCCAActcaggaatcgaacccaagaccttacCACAGCATTTGTAACGCAATACAactgtattacaaaaatattctaccTAATATACTATAgatataaatcattattattgaGAAGTTAATATAGgcctaaatgttttttttaatgattaacagaattagtatatattttcacaaaattattacaataataatattgcatgtGTCTAACAAGTAGGGCGAAAGTCAACTATTTGCTACATAGCTCACTCCCAACATAAATTTGTAgatgtaaaaatacaaagctataAATACTCACTCTCCCCAAACACCTGCCGTTTCTTGGCCAATATTTGTCCACCACTTAACAAACCCAGATACAAGTGATATATATAAGCCATCAGAAGTTTTGGATTATCTTTTTCTAAATCTTGCAAATGTTCCAGATAGTTCTCCAGCGCCATTGATTTTGGTAAGGAACGCCAATCATCACCCAGATAGTGGGTAAGATCTTCTTCAAACGCGCTTTTTCTGTTGAACATATGCTCAGTAAATTTTTTGCATGTATCCCATAATTGTGTTACaacataccaaataataattttaaaatatctgtgCATATCAATGCtcgaaaggcaatcatatctaagcaacaatcagtaaatttttgagtagagtgctttaaagttttgatttttatatgaaaattcataacaattgaactttttattttattaagatatactcaaatgttattaaaatttgtcctagacctacaaaacctagatcaaatggcTCTGAAAAAAAtagcgattcaaa
Encoded here:
- the LOC115453211 gene encoding heme oxygenase 1, with the protein product MSGNVELFTTRMRKATRKIHSVSDAMVNAKFAISLRDEKVWGGGLFVFYHIFAYLEDATERLDRDDLKKLFVHQILYRKSAFEEDLTHYLGDDWRSLPKSMALENYLEHLQDLEKDNPKLLMAYIYHLYLGLLSGGQILAKKRQVFGEKNQQINTYTDKVTHFSEADIGQLKKDFRDVMNDIAEKMTEKEREEMIEESNQVFVMNNLIVNSVGGQNKVLCNLIYKASAVVLVIAGIVWTYKMHK